The Salvia miltiorrhiza cultivar Shanhuang (shh) chromosome 1, IMPLAD_Smil_shh, whole genome shotgun sequence genome has a window encoding:
- the LOC131006795 gene encoding uncharacterized protein LOC131006795 has protein sequence MLSNLMIKLRTSFPKILNKNICKYVVICAVLVVCVAFMLVSSHPRCQLQAKWRRSDSKGVVSATNTSHLVFGIAGSSNTWRNKRGYIEAWWRPNVTRGFLFLDRPPTEHMPWPSTDPPYRVSDDNSRYKDYNRHRMPFAIRMARVIEETFKADHGGEVRWYVMADDDTVLLLNNLVEVLSKYDHNKYFYVGMNSECFVCNVVHSFGMAFGGGGYALSYPLAKAVADNMDLCLKRYPFLYGSDLILHSCIADLGVSLTQEYGFHQIDFIRDISGFLSAHPHSPLLSLHHLDAVDPLFPSTNRTHSLKLLMKAAAVDESRLLQQSVCYLKRYNWTVSAAWGYSVQLYETLLPPSHLYRPRETFAQWMKGASPPYMFNARPLSHDPCDAPHLFFLASAAARLTNYTRTSPRGLPVCRGARSADNVTTIRIASPSKRLDWQQDEGRRECCDVVERMDALEVKLRDCGADEMLLP, from the exons ATGCTCTCCAATCTCATGATCAAGCTGAGAACCTCTTTCCCCAAAATATTGAACAAAAACATATGCAAATATGTAGTGATTTGTGCAGTATTAGTAGTCTGTGTTGCCTTCATGTTGGTGTCAAGCCACCCTCGTTGCCAACTGCAAGCGAAATGGAGGAGATCCGATTCAAAAGGCGTTGTCTCAGCTACAAACACGAGCCATCTCGTGTTTGGGATTGCTGGGTCATCAAACACATGGAGAAACAAAAGAGGCTACATTGAAGCATGGTGGAGGCCTAATGTGACCCGAGGCTTCCTGTTTTTGGACCGGCCCCCAACAGAGCACATGCCATGGCCTTCAACGGACCCTCCCTACCGCGTCTCTGATGACAACTCGCGGTACAAGGACTACAACAGGCACCGCATGCCATTTGCAATACGGATGGCTCGAGTGATTGAGGAGACGTTCAAGGCGGATCACGGAGGAGAGGTGAGGTGGTATGTGATGGCAGATGATGACACTGTTTTGTTGTTGAACAACTTGGTTGAGGTTCTGTCTAAGTATGATCACAACAAGTACTTTTATGTTGGGATGAATTCAGAGTGCTTTGTGTGTAATGTTGTTCACTCATTTGGGATGGCATTTGGTGGGGGTGGATATGCCCTCAGCTATCCCCTTGCTAAGGCTGTGGCTGACAACATGGATTTGTGCCTCAAGAGATATCCATTTCTCTATGGAAGTGATCTCATTCTGCACTCATGTATTGCCGATTTGGGAGTCTCTCTCACTCAAGAATATGGCTTTCATCAG ATTGATTTCATAAGAGACATCTCAGGGTTCCTATCAGCCCATCCGCACTCTCCTCTACTATCCCTCCACCATCTGGATGCAGTTGATCCGCTCTTCCCCTCCACCAACCGCACCCACTCACTAAAACTGTTGATGAAAGCTGCAGCAGTTGATGAATCCAGACTGCTGCAGCAGAGCGTATGCTATCTCAAGAGATACAATTGGACAGTTTCTGCAGCGTGGGGCTACTCCGTCCAATTGTACGAGACCCTTCTCCCACCCAGCCATCTCTACCGCCCCCGCGAGACCTTCGCCCAATGGATGAAGGGCGCCTCGCCGCCCTACATGTTCAATGCTCGCCCCCTCTCTCACGACCCCTGCGACGCGCCTCACCTTTTCTTtctcgcctccgccgccgcgcGCCTCACCAACTACACTAGAACGTCCCCGCGGGGTCTGCCGGTGTGCCGTGGCGCTCGCTCTGCCGATAACGTCACCACAATTCGCATTGCCTCGCCCTCCAAGAGGCTGGATTGGCAACAG GATGAGGGGAGGAGAGAGTGCTGCGATGTAGTGGAGAGGATGGATGCTTTGGAAGTTAAATTGAGGGACTGTGGCGCCGACGAGATGCTACTACCTTAA
- the LOC131006794 gene encoding protein PLASTID TRANSCRIPTIONALLY ACTIVE 16, chloroplastic: MAPTLSSNSFLLTTTPPSSYYLRPPTLFAKKSDDEPQLDSAKNSNPFRFDFGKLPDVKSLVPVVASPSSGLAFRRKEAGTVFVAGATGQAGIRIAQTLLRQGFSVRAGVPDLVAAQELARLAAQYKIISIEESRRLNAVASVFDNAESIAKAIGNASKVVVTIGAGENGPSGLVTTTDALLVVEAAQLANVGHVAIIYDEAAGISSTYNVLDGITSFFNNLFAKSQPLTITEFLQSVVKTDVSYTLIKTKLTEDFSPESSYNLVVSAEGAGANDYKVAKSQIASLVADVFSNTEVAENKVVEVSTDPSAPSQAVFQLLSAIPVDGRRKAYAEVLAKEKAEEEALRATEQARKTAEAVRKPEEDVAKEEDLASGLAAEAGASVESFLNTAKGFSSGINWENLSSQLKSAVQKPEEEPKVQVATVRGQAKARSLPSLKAVVKKPARPPPSKPKPKAPEPKKETRKVFGGLFKQETIYIDDD; encoded by the exons ATGGCGCCTACTCTCTCTTCAAATTCCTTCCTCCTCACCACCACTCCTCCTTCAAGCTACTATCTCCGCCCGCCCACTCTCTTCGCCAAGAAGTCCGATGACGAACCCCAGCTGGATTCTGCCAAGAATTCCAACCCCTTCCGCTTTGATTTCGGGAAGTTGCCCGATGTCAAGTCTCTAGTCCCGGTCGTGGCCAGCCCATCGTCTGGATTGGCTTTCCGCCGTAAGGAAGCTGGCACGGTGTTCGTGGCAGGCGCAACCGGGCAGGCGGGCATCCGCATTGCCCAGACGCTGCTCCGCCAAGGCTTCAGCGTCCGGGCAGGCGTCCCCGACCTTGTTGCTGCCCAGGAGTTAGCCCGTCTTGCTGCCCAGTATAAG ATCATCTCTATCGAGGAATCAAGGAGGCTGAATGCGGTTGCTTCAGTGTTCGACAATGCAGAGTCAATTGCTAAAGCTATTGGTAATGCCAGCAAAGTGGTGGTGACTATCGGGGCCGGGGAGAACGGGCCGAGTGGTCTAGTGACCACAACTGATGCCCTGCTAGTGGTTGAGGCCGCGCAGCTGGCTAATGTTGGACATGTGGCTATTATCTACGACGAGGCTGCTGGGATTTCGTCCACCTATAACGTTCTTGACGGTATCACGTCCTTCTTCAACAACCTCTTCGCCAAATCTCAGCCCTTAACAATTACAGAGTTCCTGCAAAGTGTGGTGAAGACTGATGTCAGCTACACTCTCATCAAGACCAAGCTCACTGAGGACTTTTCGCCCGAGAGTTCTTACAACCTTGTGGTCTCTGCTGAGGGGGCTGGCGCAAACGACTACAAA GTTGCAAAATCACAGATAGCTTCACTGGTGGCGGATGTCTTCTCCAATACAGAAGTTGCAGAAAACAAG GTCGTTGAGGTCTCTACTGATCCATCCGCGCCATCACAGGCAGTTTTCCAACTTTTGAG TGCCATCCCGGTCGATGGAAGGAGAAAGGCTTATGCAGAAGTCCTTGCAAAAGAAAAGGCCGAGGAAGAAGCTCTCAGAGCAACAGAACAAGCTCGTAAAACTGCTGAAGCAGTGAGAAAGCCCGAGGAAGATGTGGCAAAGGAGGAAGACCTAGCTTCCGGTCTAGCAGCAGAAGCTGGAGCATCGGTTGAGAGCTTCTTGAATACGGCCAAAGGCTTCAGCTCGGGCATAAATTGGGAAAATTTGAGTTCACAGCTTAAATCAGCAGTTCAGAAGCCTGAAGAGGAGCCAAAAGTGCAGGTTGCAACGGTCAGGGGGCAGGCCAAGGCGCGTTCCCTGCCTTCTCTCAAGGCAGTCGTGAAGAAACCTGCCAGGCCTCCTCCCTCCAAACCAAAGCCAAAAGCACCCGAGCCCAAGAAGGAGACGCGAAAGGTTTTTGGTGGTTTGTTTAAGCAGGAAACCATCTACATTGATGATGACTAG